A part of Periplaneta americana isolate PAMFEO1 chromosome 17, P.americana_PAMFEO1_priV1, whole genome shotgun sequence genomic DNA contains:
- the LOC138693383 gene encoding zinc finger protein 665-like: MSSYSEEYMDQGHALTSEVKVEEDPMPVLFPTVKHEPEERKFLDQHVTGIKDEYVSQSPDVTSDIKFEEDPVPISFPMVKREPEGKQRVLDTVNEETRVELTSEVNEVLGARMAATSERTVSSELDGVEHEENENSCENPKISGSSEKPMGTCDDEKQLEFEVSKIYLFNSVKPNGYLPKQADKKALKCDICGKSFSHLGNLKLHKRGHTGEKPFKCEVCGMSFSQFCNLKIHKRRHTGEKPFKCEVCDQCFPTSTNLKAHQRRHTGEKPFKCEVCGKCFPQWTSLKYHERMHSGEKPFKCDVCGKRFSQSGNLNTHRFLHTGEKPFQCGTCGKCFSQSYILKRHEYRHTGIKPFKCAICGKYFSTTSGLKNHERSHTSEKPFECDVCGMCFTQASSLKAHERRHTGEKPFKCVVCGKCFSQSSSLKKHERCHTGEKPFKCDVCGQCFSQGNSLRSHKLVHTREKPFKCAVCGKCFSTTSGLKSHERMHTGERPFKCDICGKCFSQLTNLRSHELLHTGEKRYRCDVCGNCFSQSNQLKSHKYLHTGEKSFKCDVCGKCFSQPSQLTSHNFLHTGEKPYKCDVCSKCFTHSSSLKKHEVVHTGEKPFRCGFCNKCFPNASNVRRHERLHNRDEVFECDVCGKCFFRSNSLKSHQCLDTGEQPFKSDV; this comes from the exons ATGTCTTCTTACTCCGAAGAATATATGGATCAGGGACATGCTCTCACGTCTGAGGTGAAAGTTGAGGAAGATCCTATGCCAGTTTTGTTCCCTACGGTGAAACATGAACCAGAG gaacggaaATTTTTGGATCAGCATGTGACTGGTATAAAGGATGAATATGTGAGCCAGAGCCCAGATGTGACATCTGACATAAAATTTGAAGAAGATCCGgtgccaatttcttttcctatgGTGAAACGTGAACCAGAG GGAAAGCAGAGAGTCCTCGACACAGTGAATGAGGAGACAAGGGTGGAACTAACGTCAGAGGTGAACGAGGTTTTGGGCGCAAG GATGGCAGCTACCAGTGAAAGGACTGTATCGTCGGAATTGGACGGTGTTGAACATGAAGAGAACGAGAATTCCTGTGAGAATCCAAAGATTTCAGGTTCCTCGGAAAAACCTATGGGGACTTGTGACGATGAGAAGCAATTGGAATTCGAAgtgtctaaaatatatttattcaattCGGTAAAACCGAACGGGTATTTACCAAAGCAAGCAGACAAGAAAGCTTTGAAATGCGATATTTGTGGTAAGAGCTTCTCACACTTGGGTAACCTAAAACTTCATAAACGCGGGCATACAggagagaaacctttcaaatgcgaggtTTGTGGTATGAGTTTCTCACAGTTTTGTAACCTCAAAATTCATAAACGCCGTCATACAggagagaaacctttcaaatgcgaggtTTGTGATCAATGTTTCCCGACTTCTACTAATTTAAAAGCCCATCAACGGCGacatacaggcgagaaaccttttaaatgCGAGGTATGTGGTAAGTGTTTCCCGCAGTGGACTAGTCTCAAATACCATGAACGCATGCACTCtggtgagaaacctttcaaatgtgacgtTTGTGGTAAGCGTTTCTCCCAATCGGGTAACCTAAATACCCATCGATTcctgcacacaggcgagaaacctttccaaTGTGGCacttgtggtaagtgtttttcgcAATCCTATATATTGAAAAGGCATGAATATCGGCATACAGGGATCAAGCCTTTCAAATGTGCAATTTGTGGTAAGTATTTCTCGACAACGAGTGGCCTAAAAAACCATGAACGTTCGCACACATCTGAGAAGCCTTtcgaatgtgatgtttgtggtatgtGTTTCACACAGGCCAGTAGTCTAAAAGCCCATGAACGACGGCACACAGgagaaaaacctttcaaatgtgtagtttgtgggaagtgtttctcGCAATCTAGTAGCCTGAAAAAGCATGAACGCTGTCACACCggagagaaacctttcaaatgtgatgtttgtggtcaGTGTTTTTCGCAGGGTAATAGCTTAAGAAGCCATAAACTCGTCCACACccgcgagaaacctttcaaatgtgctgtttgtggtaagtgtttctcgacGACGAGTGGTCTAAAGAGTCATGAACGTATGCACACAGGTGAgagacctttcaaatgtgatatttgtggtaagtgtttctcgcaaTTAACTAACCTTAGAAGCCACGAACTtttgcacacaggcgagaaacgttacagatgtgatgtttgtggtaattgTTTCTCACAATCCAATCAGCTAAAAAGCCACAAGTACTTGCATACGGGCGAGAaatctttcaaatgtgatgtttgtggtaagtgtttctcacaACCCAGTCAGCTAACAAGCCACAATTTCTtacatacaggcgagaaaccatacaaatgtgatgtttgtagtAAGTGTTTCACGCACTCGAGTAGTCTAAAAAAACATGAAGTCGTGCATACAGGCGAGAAACCGTTCAGATGCGGgttttgtaataaatgttttcCGAATGCGAGTAACGTAAGAAGACATGAACGCCTGCACAATAGAGATGAGGTTTTCGAgtgcgatgtttgtggtaagtgtttctttAGATCAAATAGTCTAAAAAGTCACCAATGCCTGGACACAGGCGAGCAGCCTTTCAAatccgatgtttaa